A window from Carassius auratus strain Wakin chromosome 48, ASM336829v1, whole genome shotgun sequence encodes these proteins:
- the LOC113065806 gene encoding uncharacterized protein LOC113065806, with protein sequence MEYHSSRTLPLLGSPRYCPGTKSASGYLCQTGHCCQETGCCTYYYELWWFWLLWSVLILFSCCCAYRHRQAKQRVQQQQRQREINLMAYQGACSYPSSMFDLSFLTTLKLPSYEEVAAQPSTPPPPYSSVAYQRGSAHPGPSHMLSSQSSDNYTSCSCDSCCPSSPCSSSPSSAQLTDETDTSHASSPSLSEPGHAHSVVMHTECVPIQPLDEGGQSPTRSTAEVMEAELPSSSPLASNGSNIPVKNTSSSTDNITEIGDASQTISTNNDANGANSKNITSLCHPTPPTSSSSLQLFSMSDPLGVHPEQQINAAQKEEPVQAPPPQSPPRTALFSPANEPERRDSAVSDLDVDQTHFQQRRLTGDSGIEVCRCRVEPEEEDDDEEEGNLQTESASGMGEALHDSADCSARARPDGDTKEAWPVSSVTPPTDAVVIAMETECDIKSTEVL encoded by the exons ATGGAGTACCACAGCTCAAGGACACTGCCTCTCCTGGGAAGCCCTCGCTACTGTCCGGGCACCAAAAGTGCCAGCGGTTACCTCTGTCAGACCGGACACTGCTGCCAGGAGACGGGCTGCTGCACCTACTACTACGAGCTGTGGT GGTTTTGGCTTCTGTGGAGCGTGCTCATCCTGTTCAGCTGCTGTTGTGCGTATCGACACCGTCAGGCGAAGCAGCGCGTTCAACAACAGCAGAGACAGAGGGAGATCAACCTCATGGCTTATCAAGGAGCCTGCAGTTACCCGTCCTCCATGTTCGACCTCA GTTTTCTCACCACACTTAAACTGCCGTCCTATGAGGAAGTAGCAGCCCAACCCAGCACCCCGCCCCCTCCCTACAGCTCCGTCGCCTACCAACGAGGCTCCGCCCACCCCGGCCCGAGTCACATGTTGTCATCACAGAGCTCTGACAACTACACCAGCTGCTCCTGCGACTCCTGCTGTCCGTCATCGCCCTGTAGCTCCTCCCCCTCTTCGGCTCAACTCACGGATGAAACCGATACTAGCCACGCCTCCTCGCCCTCCCTCAGCGAGCCTGGCCATGCCCACTCAGTAGTCATGCACACAGAGTGCGTTCCAATACAGCCACTCGACGAAGGCGGCCAATCGCCAACACGAAGCACAGCCGAGGTCATGGAGGCGGAGCTTCCCAGCTCCTCCCCTCTGGCTTCCAATGGCAGCAACATACCAGTGAAGAACACCAGTAGTAGCACAGATAACATTACTGAAATAGGAGACGCATCACAAACTATAAGTACTAATAATGATGCAAACGGCGCTAATTCGAAGAATATCACCAGCCTTTGCCATCCGACTCCACCGACCTCCTCATCGTCTCTTCAACTCTTCTCCATGTCTGACCCGCTCGGTGTTCATCCCGAGCAGCAGATTAACGCAGCTCAGAAGGAGGAGCCTGTACAGGCCCCGCCCCCTCAGTCTCCGCCCAGAACCGCTCTCTTTTCTCCAGCCAATGAACCGGAGCGCCGTGATTCCGCCGTGAGCGACTTGGATGTGGACCAAACGCACTTCCAGCAGCGACGGCTGACCGGCGACTCCGGCATCGAGGTCTGCCGCTGCCGCGTAGAAcctgaggaagaggatgatgatgaagaagaaggtAACTTACAGACAGAGTCGGCCAGTGGAATGGGTGAAGCCCTTCACGATAGTGCGGATTGTTCCGCCAGAGCCAGACCGGATGGGGACACAAAAGAGGCGTGGCCTGTCTCCTCTGTGACTCCTCCCACTGACGCAGTTGTGATCGCGATGGAAACTGAGTGTGACATTAAGAGCACAGAGGTCTTGTGA
- the LOC113065807 gene encoding LOW QUALITY PROTEIN: early growth response protein 1-B-like (The sequence of the model RefSeq protein was modified relative to this genomic sequence to represent the inferred CDS: inserted 1 base in 1 codon), producing the protein MMLNTVDFSALDLLCAQTLPLEEQYNVQNQPDAACGLLKPKAEPLDTGFPDCTNDGFPPSPLTYTGSFYTETGACSADALLSILTEIVGISDNFSENSRGSALSRQESLLSTGSSLGSPESLCNDSSDEFTDVNTCPAIKSEFGSSCNGGDLFDGFISHEPSDLDDIIDLLSPLGPETDSXLDTWIKQEPLEQASALNFMPNFQIPVTGHENSLYRTISYPCATTALLDSLLSTNTRSAKPRARKGAAREKPFCCPVENCERRFSRSDELNRHVRIHTGHKPFQCRVCLRCFSRSDHLTTHMRTHTGEKPFSCDVCGRRFARSDERKRHGRVHLKQHERMQQKTELLAAACAFSLPGLV; encoded by the exons ATGATGCTGAACACCGTGGACTTCAGCGCTTTGGATCTGCTTTGCGCTCAAACCCTTCCTTTGGAGGAACAATACAACGTTCAGAATCAACCTGATGCTG CGTGTGGGTTGTTAAAGCCTAAAGCGGAGCCGCTGGACACCGGTTTCCCCGATTGCACCAACGATGGCTTTCCGCCGTCGCCGCTCACCTACACCGGGAGCTTCTACACGGAGACCGGAGCGTGCAGCGCGGACGCGCTTCTCAGCATCCTCACGGAGATCGTCGGCATCTCCGACAACTTCTCCGAGAACTCTCGCGGGAGCGCGCTGTCGCGGCAGGAGTCGCTGTTATCCACCGGGAGCTCGCTGGGTTCACCGGAGTCACTGTGCAACGACTCATCTGACGAATTCACGGATGTGAACACCTGCCCGGCGATCAAGAGCGAGTTTGGCAGCAGCTGTAATGGTGGCGATCTGTTCGATGGCTTTATTTCCCACGAGCCTTCAGACCTGGATGACATCattgacctgctctctccattgGGTCCCGAGACCGACT GTTTGGACACGTGGATCAAGCAAGAGCCGCTGGAACAAGCGAGCGCGCTGAACTTCATGCCCAACTTCCAGATTCCCGTCACAGGGCATGAAAACAGCCTCTATAGGACCATCTCGTATCCGTGCGCCACGACCGCGCTCCTTGACTCGCTGCTCTCCACCAACACGCGGAGCGCTAAACCGCGCGCCAGGAAGGGCGCGGCGCGCGAGAAGCCCTTTTGCTGCCCGGTTGAGAACTGCGAGCGCCGCTTCTCGCGCTCCGATGAGCTTAACCGTCATGTCCGCATCCACACCGGCCACAAGCCCTTCCAGTGCCGTGTCTGCCTCCGGTGCTTCAGCCGTAGCGACCACCTCACCACCCACATGCGCACGCACACCGGCGAGAAGCCGTTCTCCTGCGACGTGTGCGGGCGTCGCTTCGCGCGCAGCGACGAGAGGAAGCGGCACGGACGCGTGCATCTCAAGCAGCACGAGAGGATGCAACAGAAGACGGAGCTCCTGGCGGCCGCGTGCGCGTTTTCCCTCCCCGGACTCGTGTGA